The proteins below come from a single Stomoxys calcitrans chromosome 1, idStoCalc2.1, whole genome shotgun sequence genomic window:
- the LOC131998519 gene encoding uncharacterized protein LOC131998519: MYADDVQIYIGSPRDEIAENIRLLNHDLSRVSTWAKANGLCLNPVKSKCVVIRNRLSRFSCDVGIFINDSRLEIVPHAKNLGVVINSTLTWSNHIDSVVGQGYSKLRALWATQSVTPLRVRSLLAKTYLVPGILYGCELFANCDSQLLFLRSLTFLHKLIYTEAPQYLYGFIDFARSTRGKKIIPKMYRRLVSEWHMFIFAVRVWNSLPNDLQLLSNSATFKTRLWKHFTALS, encoded by the exons atgtacgctgacgatgtacaaatatatatcggcagtccgagggatgagattgctgaaaacatacgtctgcttaatcatgatctgtcaagagtcagcacgtgggcgaaagccaatggcctgtgtctcaaccctgtaaagtccaagtgtgtggttatcagaaacaggctgtctcgtttttcatgtgatgtcggtatattcattaacgactctagattggaaatcgttcctcatgcaaagaacttgggcgttgttattaacagcactctgacttggagtaatcatatcgactctgtcgttggtcagggatattcaaaattgcgtgctctctgggccactcagtcggttactccgctgcgggttaggtctctcttggcaaagacttatcttgttcctggcattctctacggctgtgagttgtttgctaattgcgactcg caattgttgttcctaagatcgcttactttcctgcataaactgatctacacggaggcaccacaatatctgtatggatttattgatttcgccagatctactagaggtaaaaaaatcattcccaaaatgtatcggaggcttgtttctgaatggcatatgttcatattcgctgtacgtgtctggaattctcttcctaacgatctgcaattactcagtaactcggcaacatttaaaaccagactatggaaacattttactgcattaagctga